ACTAAAGAAGCCGGTAAAGGAACGGGCCTTGGCTTAGCCATTACCCAGCGAATCGTTGCTCGTCATGAAGGGCATATTTTTCTAGGTCTGTCTGATGAACTGGGTGGG
This DNA window, taken from Deltaproteobacteria bacterium, encodes the following:
- a CDS encoding two-component sensor histidine kinase; protein product: TKEAGKGTGLGLAITQRIVARHEGHIFLGLSDELGGALFRVWLPLVQSQKIDVVRS